One genomic region from Skermania piniformis encodes:
- a CDS encoding tetratricopeptide repeat protein yields the protein MSDEWVPGYLGRVLDHAGAPIGTCFQVRAGVLVTAWHVLNDLGVGDVGGVVRVDALAGGVEPFPATVQRVDPVHDLAVLTTTGALGSDVVGWSATDWVERRTPVTVTGVVGMSDPEHSHRHLDALGEWSGGLTRDDQVPLGRLSASAVMRGMGGAPVRRNSDDVVVGVVSARYNSVDGWLRDSVMIARVENLEPLLAGVVEIEVDVRDLREARHQALVAEDAERAYGIAEATVNRLHTIGAYEEESTLIHDVLGRLSDTDPRRAAWYHQLGILAQSRGDYSEAHRQYQRSLTLKEELGDRAGMANSYHQLGMLAEHRGDYPEAQRQYERSLTIFEEFGDRAGMSAGYHQLGILAQDRGDYPEAQRQYERSLTIFEELGDRAGMAAGYHQLGILAQDRGDYPEAQRRYERSLTIKEELGNRAGMATSYQQLGVLAQLLGEYPEAHRQYQRSLTIDEELGNRAGMAASYHQLGMLALLLGDYPEAQCQYERSLSIDEELGDRAGMANSYHQLGMLAEHRGDYPEAQRQYERSLTINQELGNRAGMTTSYHQLGVLAQLRGDYLEAHRHYQRSLTIDEELGDRAGMAASYHQLGMLALLLGDYPEAQRQYERSLAIDEELGDRAGMAASYHELGMLAQYRGDYSEARRHYERSLAIDEELGNRAGMAASYHELGMLAEHRGDYSEAQRQFERSLTLKEELGDRAGMAASYGWLGILARDLGDYSEAQRQYERSLTIFEELGNRVGMAAGYHHLGILARDRGDYSEAQRQLERSLTIYEELGNRAGMSAGYHHLGILARDRGDYSEAQRQFERSLAIDEELGDWAGMATSCHTLGMLAEHRGDYPEAQRQYERSLAIDEELGNRAGMATSYHTLAMLAEHRGDYPEAQRQYERSLTIKEELGDRAGMSAGYHQLGILAHDRGDYSEAQRQYERSLAIDEELGNRAGMATSYHTLAMLAEHRGDYPEAQRQYERSLTIKEELGDRAGMSAGYHQLGILAHDRGDYSEAQCQYERSLAIDEELGNRAGMAASYHTLAMLAQDRGDYSEAQRQYERSLSIDEELGDRAGMANSYGRLGILAHDRGDYPEANRHYQRCRTIFEELGDRAGMAASYHEFGVLARDRGDYPEAQRQFERSLTIFEELGDRAGMAASYHEFGIIAQDRGDYPEAQRQFERSLTIKEELGNRAGIATSYYEFGVLAEHRGDYPEAQRQFERSLAIFEELGDRAGMATSYGQLGALAHDRGDDSEAQRQYERSLAIEEELGDRAGMAIGYHRLGILAQDRGDYPEAHRQYQRCRTIFEELGSRAGMANSYGQLGILARDQGDYPEAHRQYQRCRTIFEELGNRAGMANSWSQLGVLARDTGDAAAAIEWHIRALATRLDIGVPEADVDLRALSRLRRDHPDEFGARLGSLDPPSRTDLTTQLDQHDANDG from the coding sequence GTGAGCGACGAGTGGGTGCCCGGTTATCTCGGGCGAGTGCTGGATCACGCCGGCGCGCCGATCGGTACCTGCTTCCAGGTGCGGGCGGGGGTGTTGGTGACGGCGTGGCACGTGCTGAACGATCTCGGCGTGGGCGACGTGGGCGGCGTTGTCCGGGTCGATGCGCTGGCCGGCGGGGTCGAGCCGTTTCCGGCGACGGTGCAGCGGGTCGATCCGGTGCACGACCTGGCGGTGCTGACGACCACCGGAGCGCTGGGTTCGGATGTGGTCGGCTGGTCGGCGACCGACTGGGTGGAGCGACGCACGCCGGTGACGGTCACCGGCGTGGTCGGTATGTCCGACCCGGAGCACTCCCATCGGCACCTCGACGCGCTCGGTGAGTGGTCCGGCGGGCTCACCCGCGACGATCAGGTCCCGCTCGGTCGGTTATCCGCATCCGCCGTCATGAGGGGGATGGGCGGTGCGCCGGTCCGCCGGAATTCCGACGACGTGGTGGTCGGGGTGGTGTCGGCGCGCTACAACAGTGTCGACGGGTGGTTGCGCGACTCGGTGATGATCGCCCGAGTCGAGAACCTGGAGCCGCTGCTGGCCGGCGTCGTCGAGATCGAGGTCGACGTGAGGGATCTGCGCGAAGCCCGTCATCAGGCATTGGTGGCGGAGGACGCTGAGCGTGCGTACGGGATCGCCGAAGCGACTGTGAACCGGTTGCACACGATCGGTGCCTACGAGGAAGAATCGACGCTGATCCACGACGTCCTCGGCCGGCTTTCGGACACAGACCCCCGTCGCGCCGCGTGGTACCACCAGCTCGGGATCCTTGCCCAGTCGCGGGGGGACTACTCGGAAGCGCACCGTCAATATCAGCGTTCCCTCACCCTCAAAGAGGAGCTCGGCGACCGCGCCGGCATGGCCAACAGTTACCACCAGCTCGGGATGCTCGCCGAGCATCGGGGGGACTACCCGGAGGCGCAACGCCAGTACGAACGTTCCCTCACCATCTTCGAGGAGTTCGGCGACCGGGCCGGTATGTCCGCCGGTTACCACCAGCTCGGGATCCTTGCGCAGGACCGGGGGGACTACCCGGAGGCGCAACGCCAGTACGAACGTTCCCTCACCATCTTCGAGGAGCTCGGCGACCGGGCCGGCATGGCCGCCGGTTACCACCAGCTCGGAATCCTTGCCCAGGACCGGGGGGACTACCCGGAGGCGCAACGCCGATACGAACGTTCCCTCACCATCAAAGAGGAGCTCGGCAATCGGGCCGGCATGGCCACCAGTTACCAGCAGCTCGGGGTCCTTGCCCAGTTGCTGGGGGAGTACCCGGAAGCGCACCGCCAATATCAGCGCTCCCTCACTATCGACGAGGAGCTCGGCAATCGGGCCGGCATGGCCGCCAGCTACCACCAGCTCGGGATGCTTGCCCTGTTGCTGGGGGACTACCCGGAGGCGCAATGCCAGTACGAACGTTCCCTCAGCATCGACGAGGAGCTCGGCGACCGCGCCGGCATGGCCAACAGTTACCACCAGCTCGGGATGCTCGCCGAGCATCGGGGGGACTACCCGGAAGCGCAACGCCAGTACGAACGTTCCCTCACCATCAACCAGGAGCTCGGCAATCGGGCCGGCATGACCACCAGTTACCACCAGCTCGGGGTCCTTGCCCAGTTGCGGGGGGACTACCTGGAAGCGCACCGCCATTATCAGCGTTCCCTCACCATCGACGAGGAGCTCGGCGACCGCGCCGGCATGGCCGCCAGTTACCACCAGCTCGGGATGCTTGCCCTGTTGCTGGGGGACTACCCGGAAGCGCAACGCCAGTACGAACGTTCCCTCGCAATCGACGAGGAGCTCGGCGACCGCGCCGGCATGGCCGCCAGCTACCACGAGCTCGGGATGCTCGCCCAGTACCGGGGGGACTACTCGGAGGCGCGACGCCACTACGAACGTTCCCTCGCAATCGACGAGGAGCTCGGCAATCGGGCCGGCATGGCCGCCAGCTACCACGAGCTCGGGATGCTCGCCGAGCATCGGGGGGACTACTCGGAGGCGCAACGCCAGTTCGAACGTTCCCTCACCCTCAAAGAGGAGCTCGGCGACCGCGCCGGTATGGCCGCCAGCTACGGTTGGCTCGGGATCCTTGCCCGGGACCTGGGGGACTACTCGGAGGCGCAACGCCAGTACGAACGTTCCCTCACCATCTTCGAGGAGCTCGGTAACCGTGTCGGTATGGCCGCCGGTTACCACCATCTCGGGATCCTTGCCCGGGACCGGGGGGACTACTCGGAGGCGCAACGCCAGCTCGAACGTTCCCTCACCATCTACGAGGAGCTCGGCAATCGGGCCGGTATGTCCGCTGGTTACCACCATCTCGGGATCCTTGCCCGGGACCGGGGGGACTACTCGGAGGCGCAACGTCAGTTCGAACGTTCCCTCGCTATCGACGAGGAGCTCGGCGACTGGGCCGGCATGGCCACCAGTTGCCACACTCTCGGGATGCTCGCCGAGCATCGGGGGGACTACCCGGAGGCGCAACGTCAGTACGAACGTTCCCTCGCTATCGACGAGGAGCTCGGCAATCGGGCCGGCATGGCCACCAGCTACCACACTCTCGCGATGCTCGCCGAGCATCGGGGGGACTACCCGGAAGCGCAACGCCAGTACGAACGTTCCCTCACCATCAAAGAGGAGCTCGGCGACCGGGCCGGTATGTCCGCTGGTTACCACCAGCTCGGGATCCTTGCCCACGACCGGGGGGACTACTCGGAGGCGCAACGTCAGTACGAACGTTCCCTCGCTATCGACGAGGAGCTCGGCAATCGGGCCGGCATGGCCACCAGCTACCACACTCTCGCGATGCTCGCCGAGCATCGGGGGGACTACCCGGAAGCGCAACGCCAGTACGAACGTTCCCTCACCATCAAAGAGGAGCTCGGCGACCGGGCCGGTATGTCCGCTGGTTACCACCAGCTCGGGATCCTTGCCCACGACCGGGGGGACTACTCGGAGGCGCAATGCCAGTACGAACGTTCCCTCGCTATCGACGAGGAGCTCGGCAATCGGGCCGGCATGGCCGCCAGCTACCACACTCTCGCGATGCTCGCCCAGGACCGGGGCGATTATTCGGAGGCGCAACGTCAGTACGAACGTTCCCTCAGCATCGACGAGGAGCTCGGCGACCGCGCCGGCATGGCCAACAGCTACGGCCGGCTCGGGATCCTCGCCCACGACCGGGGTGACTACCCGGAAGCGAACCGCCATTATCAGCGCTGCCGCACCATCTTCGAGGAGCTCGGCGACCGCGCCGGTATGGCCGCCAGCTACCACGAGTTCGGGGTCCTTGCCCGGGACCGGGGGGACTATCCGGAGGCGCAACGCCAGTTCGAACGTTCCCTCACCATCTTCGAGGAGCTCGGCGACCGCGCCGGTATGGCCGCCAGCTACCACGAGTTCGGGATCATTGCCCAGGACCGGGGGGACTACCCGGAGGCCCAACGCCAGTTCGAACGTTCCCTCACCATCAAAGAGGAGCTCGGCAACCGCGCCGGCATAGCCACCAGCTACTACGAGTTCGGGGTCCTCGCCGAGCATCGGGGGGACTACCCGGAGGCGCAACGCCAGTTCGAACGTTCCCTCGCCATCTTCGAGGAGCTCGGCGACCGCGCCGGCATGGCCACCAGCTACGGCCAGCTCGGGGCCCTCGCCCACGACCGGGGGGACGACTCGGAAGCGCAACGCCAATACGAACGTTCCCTCGCTATCGAAGAGGAGCTCGGCGACCGCGCCGGCATGGCCATCGGTTACCACCGGCTCGGGATCCTTGCGCAGGACCGGGGGGACTACCCGGAAGCACACCGCCAATATCAGCGCTGCCGCACCATATTCGAGGAGCTCGGCAGCCGCGCCGGCATGGCCAACAGCTACGGCCAGCTCGGGATCCTCGCCCGGGATCAGGGCGATTACCCGGAAGCACACCGCCAATATCAGCGCTGCCGCACCATCTTCGAGGAGCTCGGCAACCGCGCCGGCATGGCCAATAGCTGGAGCCAGTTGGGTGTCCTGGCGCGGGACACCGGCGATGCGGCGGCTGCGATCGAGTGGCACATCCGCGCGTTGGCGACCCGGCTCGACATCGGGGTTCCGGAGGCGGACGTCGACCTACGCGCGCTGAGCCGGCTGCGTCGCGACCACCCCGACGAGTTCGGTGCTCGCCTCGGCTCGCTCGATCCGCCGAGTCGAACCGACCTGACCACACAGCTCGATCAGCACGACGCAAACGACGGCTGA
- a CDS encoding RidA family protein, with protein sequence MTSIQRLRPEGLVRSPAFSHVAVVPPGATTIYIGGQNSVDADGVLVGGDDVAAQSVRALANAKTALASAGATVGDVIQWTVLLVEGADLAAAYGAIAADLASDEPPLVTAARVAGLGVPGALVEIAAIAAVIR encoded by the coding sequence GTGACTTCGATCCAGCGTCTCCGCCCCGAAGGGCTCGTCCGCAGTCCGGCCTTCAGCCACGTCGCGGTGGTTCCGCCCGGCGCGACGACGATCTACATCGGCGGGCAGAACTCGGTCGACGCGGACGGTGTGCTCGTCGGCGGAGATGATGTGGCCGCGCAGTCGGTGCGCGCGCTGGCCAACGCGAAGACCGCGCTGGCATCGGCGGGTGCGACGGTCGGCGACGTAATCCAGTGGACGGTGCTCCTCGTCGAGGGGGCAGACCTCGCGGCGGCGTACGGTGCGATCGCCGCCGATCTTGCGTCCGACGAGCCGCCGTTGGTTACCGCCGCGAGGGTGGCAGGCCTCGGGGTGCCGGGTGCGCTGGTGGAGATCGCCGCGATCGCGGCCGTCATTCGGTGA
- a CDS encoding NAD(P)H-dependent flavin oxidoreductase, with protein sequence MSRLRTQLTDLVGIEHPVVQTGMGWVAGPGLVAATAEAGGLGILASATMTYPELVAAIGKTKAHTDKPFGVNIRADAADAEQRIDLLIRERVKVASFALAPREDLIRKLKAAGVVVIPSIGAAKHARKVAAWGADAVIVQGGEGGGHTGPVATTLLLPSVLDAVDIPVVAAGGFFDGRGLAAALAYGAAGVAMGTRFLLTRESSVPDSVKQEYLRRGLTDTTVSRKVDGMPHRVLNTELVQALEHSGPARGLAAAVRNATKFKQLTGMRWSTLVRDGLAMRKSKDLTWSQVVMAANTPMLLRAGLVEGNTEAGVLASGQVVGMLDDLPTCAELITGIVDDAVARIGAIGGLVDE encoded by the coding sequence ATGAGCCGACTGCGAACCCAGCTGACCGACCTGGTCGGCATCGAACACCCGGTCGTACAGACCGGGATGGGCTGGGTGGCCGGACCGGGACTGGTCGCGGCGACGGCCGAGGCGGGCGGGCTCGGCATTCTGGCGTCGGCGACCATGACCTATCCGGAGTTGGTCGCGGCGATCGGTAAGACCAAGGCACACACCGACAAACCGTTCGGGGTGAACATCCGCGCCGACGCCGCCGATGCCGAACAGCGGATCGACCTGCTGATCAGGGAACGGGTGAAGGTCGCCTCGTTCGCCCTCGCCCCGCGCGAGGATCTGATCCGCAAGCTGAAAGCAGCAGGCGTGGTGGTGATCCCGTCGATCGGCGCGGCCAAGCATGCCCGCAAGGTGGCCGCCTGGGGTGCCGACGCGGTGATCGTGCAGGGCGGCGAAGGCGGTGGGCACACCGGTCCGGTGGCCACCACGCTGCTGCTGCCGTCGGTGCTGGACGCGGTGGACATCCCGGTCGTCGCCGCCGGCGGGTTTTTCGACGGCCGCGGGTTGGCCGCCGCACTGGCCTACGGCGCTGCCGGGGTCGCCATGGGCACGAGATTCCTCCTCACCCGGGAAAGTTCGGTGCCGGATTCGGTGAAGCAGGAGTACCTGCGCCGCGGCCTCACCGACACCACGGTGTCGCGCAAGGTGGACGGGATGCCGCACCGGGTGCTGAATACCGAGCTGGTCCAGGCGCTGGAACATTCCGGCCCGGCGCGCGGGCTGGCCGCCGCGGTCCGCAACGCGACCAAGTTCAAGCAGCTGACCGGCATGCGCTGGAGCACGCTGGTCCGCGACGGTCTCGCGATGCGGAAAAGCAAGGACCTCACCTGGTCCCAGGTCGTGATGGCCGCGAACACGCCGATGCTGTTGCGCGCCGGTCTGGTCGAGGGCAACACCGAGGCCGGCGTGCTCGCGTCGGGTCAGGTGGTCGGGATGCTGGACGACCTGCCCACCTGCGCCGAGCTGATCACCGGGATCGTCGACGACGCCGTGGCTCGGATCGGCGCGATCGGCGGGCTGGTCGACGAGTAG
- a CDS encoding oxygenase MpaB family protein, with the protein MNAMPAVRANTDRRRLDGGAGAFDIRDYLDNRAILFAGTANSIMQLSWPEIGYGVYESKVTSGSIMYHPWKRLRTTTTYLAVALLGTESERAAYRQAVNGQHRQVRSGPDSPVAYNAFSRDLQLWVAACLYYGTVDVNERMHGPIPAAHREPLYRYCARLGTTLQMRPDQWPADTAAFARYWQDGLERVSIDDTIRDYFHRLMNREFLPSWQRTGRRQARTLTIGFLPPEFRAALQVEWSDSDQQHFDTVLAKAGARARREPRAVRNAAFTAALTDLRARRLLRRPLV; encoded by the coding sequence ATGAACGCGATGCCGGCAGTGCGGGCGAACACCGACCGACGCCGGCTCGATGGCGGAGCCGGCGCTTTCGACATTCGCGACTATCTCGACAACCGGGCCATCCTGTTTGCCGGCACCGCCAATTCGATCATGCAGCTGTCCTGGCCGGAGATCGGCTACGGGGTGTACGAGAGCAAGGTCACCTCGGGCAGCATCATGTACCACCCGTGGAAGCGACTGCGCACCACGACGACCTACCTGGCGGTGGCCCTGCTCGGCACCGAGTCCGAGCGAGCGGCCTACCGCCAGGCGGTGAACGGGCAGCATCGGCAGGTGCGGTCCGGGCCGGACAGCCCCGTCGCGTACAACGCCTTTTCGCGCGACCTGCAGCTCTGGGTCGCCGCCTGTTTGTACTACGGCACAGTCGATGTCAACGAGCGGATGCACGGCCCGATCCCCGCCGCCCATCGCGAACCGCTGTACCGGTACTGCGCCCGGCTGGGCACCACCCTGCAGATGCGCCCCGACCAGTGGCCCGCCGATACCGCAGCGTTCGCGCGGTATTGGCAGGACGGCCTGGAGCGGGTGAGCATCGACGACACCATCCGCGACTATTTTCATCGGCTGATGAATCGGGAGTTCCTGCCTTCGTGGCAACGCACCGGCCGGCGGCAGGCCCGGACCCTGACCATCGGCTTTCTGCCACCGGAGTTCCGCGCGGCACTGCAGGTGGAGTGGAGTGATTCGGATCAGCAGCATTTCGACACGGTGCTCGCGAAAGCCGGAGCGCGGGCCCGCCGGGAGCCCCGCGCGGTGCGCAACGCTGCGTTCACCGCGGCGCTGACCGACCTGCGCGCGCGCCGACTGCTCCGTCGCCCGTTGGTGTAA
- a CDS encoding PIN domain-containing protein, translating into MTPPAAVLDACTLVPIRLASTLLWIAEAGLFQPLWSEEILDEVERNLPKIGVEPARAKRRVANMRSAFGAEALVDGFDGLIDRMLCHPKDRHVLAAAVHENADALVTFNLKDFPQKP; encoded by the coding sequence GTGACGCCTCCAGCCGCCGTCCTCGACGCCTGCACGCTGGTCCCGATCCGCCTCGCGTCGACGCTGCTGTGGATCGCCGAGGCCGGCCTCTTCCAGCCGCTGTGGTCGGAGGAGATCCTCGACGAAGTCGAGCGCAACCTACCCAAGATCGGCGTAGAGCCGGCGCGGGCCAAACGCCGGGTCGCAAACATGCGCTCCGCGTTCGGCGCGGAAGCGCTCGTCGACGGGTTTGACGGCCTGATCGACCGGATGCTGTGCCACCCAAAGGACCGACACGTCCTCGCCGCCGCGGTGCACGAGAACGCAGACGCCCTGGTCACGTTCAACCTGAAGGATTTCCCGCAGAAGCCGTAG
- a CDS encoding helix-turn-helix domain-containing protein: MTEVIAHDQAQRLRSAIDDALNASTDDDAAVSESVRTALFRVLDVLETSGGVVVLPADAFVGTQQAAELLGVSRMTVVRLIDRGELAEEGGGVHRRIAASELERYRVAARPRRRAALRELAQDVSEGDADRVISTR, encoded by the coding sequence ATGACCGAAGTGATCGCGCACGACCAGGCCCAGCGCTTGCGCTCAGCCATCGACGACGCGTTGAACGCTTCCACCGACGACGACGCAGCGGTCTCGGAGTCGGTGCGGACGGCGCTGTTCCGTGTCCTGGACGTGCTGGAGACCAGCGGCGGCGTGGTCGTCCTGCCCGCCGATGCGTTCGTGGGCACACAGCAAGCCGCCGAGCTGCTCGGCGTCAGCAGGATGACCGTGGTGCGGCTGATCGACCGGGGCGAACTCGCCGAAGAGGGCGGGGGAGTCCACCGCAGAATCGCGGCCTCAGAGCTGGAGCGCTACCGTGTCGCCGCGCGACCGCGCCGCCGCGCCGCGCTGCGCGAGCTCGCACAAGACGTCTCGGAGGGCGACGCCGACCGAGTGATCAGCACCCGGTGA
- a CDS encoding TetR/AcrR family transcriptional regulator encodes MAERRAGRREQLLAAAHELLADGGGAAVSVRAVCRAASLTERYFYENFTNRDELVAAVFAAVEREVDATVQAAVAAAPPAAVAAAAVDAVVGLTIDQPDKGRILFLAPMTEPGLYVHVERVGRTLTERITAQLPSGSSAEHRALVATSLAGALSHLFHEYVAGRLEVGRDAFVAHCVQLLHALGGLPEPG; translated from the coding sequence ATGGCCGAGCGCCGAGCCGGGCGGCGGGAGCAACTCCTTGCTGCGGCACACGAACTGCTGGCCGATGGCGGCGGGGCGGCCGTCTCGGTGCGCGCAGTCTGTCGGGCGGCGTCGCTCACCGAGCGGTACTTCTACGAGAACTTCACCAACCGAGACGAATTGGTCGCGGCAGTATTCGCTGCGGTCGAGCGCGAGGTGGACGCCACCGTCCAGGCCGCCGTGGCCGCGGCGCCGCCCGCGGCCGTGGCTGCCGCTGCGGTGGACGCCGTGGTCGGCCTCACCATCGACCAGCCGGACAAGGGCCGCATCCTGTTTCTCGCGCCGATGACCGAGCCCGGCCTGTACGTCCATGTGGAGCGCGTCGGCCGCACTCTGACCGAACGGATCACCGCGCAGCTGCCATCCGGGTCGTCGGCCGAGCATCGGGCACTGGTCGCGACCAGCCTGGCCGGCGCGCTATCGCACCTGTTCCACGAGTATGTCGCCGGGCGACTGGAGGTAGGCCGGGACGCGTTCGTCGCGCACTGCGTGCAGCTGTTACACGCCCTGGGCGGCTTGCCGGAACCCGGATAG
- a CDS encoding acetyl-CoA C-acetyltransferase, translating into MPEAYVIDSVRTAIGKRGGALSGVHPADLGAAVLQGLLNRVDIDPAEVDDVIFGCVDAIGPQAGNIARTAWLTAGYPEEVPGVTVDRQCGSSQQALHFGAQAIMSETADFIVAGGVQNMSAIPISAAMLAGREYGFETPFGDSPGWRERYGEQEISQFHGAELIAGKWDISRLDMEEWALRSHTRARQAIADGTFSAEIVGVGDVLVDEGPRETSLEKMAGLKTLVDGGRLTAAVASQISDGASATLLASADAVQRHGLTPRARIHHLSARGADPVFMLTGPIPATRYALAKTGLSIDDIDVIEINEAFAPVVLAWLKEVGADPDRVNVHGGAIALGHPLGATGTKLFATLLNELERRNGRYGLLTICEGGGTANATIIERLG; encoded by the coding sequence ATGCCCGAGGCCTACGTCATCGATTCCGTCCGCACCGCAATCGGCAAACGCGGGGGAGCGCTGTCCGGGGTGCACCCGGCCGACCTGGGCGCAGCGGTGTTGCAGGGCCTGCTGAACCGGGTGGATATCGATCCGGCCGAGGTCGACGATGTCATCTTCGGCTGTGTCGACGCGATCGGCCCGCAGGCCGGCAACATCGCCCGCACCGCGTGGCTCACCGCCGGCTACCCGGAGGAGGTGCCCGGCGTCACCGTCGACCGGCAATGCGGCTCCAGCCAGCAGGCACTGCATTTCGGTGCGCAGGCGATCATGAGCGAGACCGCCGACTTCATCGTGGCGGGCGGCGTGCAGAACATGAGCGCGATCCCGATCTCGGCGGCGATGCTGGCCGGCCGGGAGTACGGCTTCGAGACCCCGTTCGGCGATTCGCCCGGATGGCGGGAACGCTATGGCGAACAGGAGATCTCGCAGTTCCACGGCGCCGAACTGATCGCCGGCAAATGGGACATCTCGCGGCTGGATATGGAGGAGTGGGCGCTGCGCAGCCACACCCGGGCCCGGCAGGCGATCGCCGACGGCACCTTCTCCGCCGAGATCGTCGGAGTCGGCGACGTCCTGGTCGACGAGGGGCCGCGCGAGACCAGCCTGGAGAAGATGGCCGGGCTGAAGACCCTGGTCGACGGCGGCCGGCTGACGGCGGCGGTGGCCAGCCAGATCTCCGACGGCGCCAGCGCGACCCTGCTCGCCTCGGCGGACGCGGTGCAGCGGCACGGGCTCACCCCGCGCGCCCGGATCCATCACCTCAGCGCCCGCGGCGCCGACCCCGTCTTCATGCTCACCGGGCCGATCCCGGCGACGCGGTACGCGCTGGCCAAGACCGGCCTGAGCATCGACGACATCGACGTGATCGAGATCAACGAGGCGTTCGCGCCGGTGGTGCTGGCCTGGCTGAAGGAGGTCGGGGCCGACCCGGACCGGGTGAACGTGCACGGCGGGGCGATCGCACTCGGTCACCCGCTCGGCGCCACCGGCACCAAGCTCTTCGCCACCCTGCTGAACGAACTGGAACGGCGCAACGGCCGCTACGGGCTGCTCACCATCTGTGAAGGTGGCGGTACCGCGAACGCGACGATCATCGAGCGGCTGGGCTGA
- a CDS encoding TetR/AcrR family transcriptional regulator yields the protein MTGPTRRDELLALAATLFAERGLRATTVRDIADAAGILSGSLYHHFDSKESIVDEILRGFLDDLFGRYREIVEAGLNPRDTLAALVVASFAAIDTEHAAVAIYQAEARRLQDSPRFGYIAQPNTEFRELWLGVLRAGVTDGSFRADADVELAYRFLRDTVWVAVRWYRPGGPLTAESVAKQYLSIVLDGLADPGAAPPGNKE from the coding sequence GTGACCGGACCGACCCGCCGCGACGAACTGCTGGCGCTTGCTGCCACGTTGTTCGCCGAGCGTGGGCTGCGGGCGACGACTGTGCGCGATATCGCCGACGCGGCGGGCATCCTGTCCGGCAGTCTGTATCACCATTTCGATTCCAAGGAATCGATCGTCGACGAGATTCTGCGCGGTTTCCTGGACGACCTGTTCGGGCGCTACCGGGAGATCGTCGAGGCCGGGCTGAATCCGCGAGACACGCTGGCGGCATTGGTGGTTGCTTCGTTCGCGGCGATCGATACCGAGCATGCGGCGGTGGCGATCTATCAGGCCGAGGCCCGGCGGCTGCAGGATTCGCCCCGGTTCGGCTATATCGCGCAACCTAATACCGAGTTCCGGGAGCTCTGGCTGGGTGTGCTGCGGGCCGGTGTCACGGACGGCAGTTTCCGCGCCGACGCCGATGTCGAGCTGGCCTACCGGTTTCTGCGGGACACCGTCTGGGTGGCGGTGCGCTGGTATCGCCCCGGCGGACCGCTGACCGCGGAAAGTGTTGCCAAGCAATATCTGTCGATCGTGCTGGACGGCTTGGCCGATCCCGGCGCCGCCCCTCCGGGAAACAAGGAGTAG
- a CDS encoding NAD(P)H-binding protein, translated as MKVILFGGTGMVGQGVLRECLRDDAVTEVLAVGRSRLPQRDPKLTELIHADLADLTPVRDRLAGYDACFFCLGVSSVGMSEPDYRHTTYDLTLAAARPIAELNPGSTFVYVSGAGTDTDGRQMWARVKGETEDAVRALPLQTYLFRPGVIRPLNGIESKTRWYRLGYAAAGPIFAVLQRTSNLVVTTEQLGQAMLEVAQHGSPEVVVDNRRIADLAGRYAAGR; from the coding sequence GTGAAGGTGATCCTGTTCGGCGGCACCGGGATGGTGGGCCAGGGCGTCCTGCGTGAGTGCCTGCGCGACGACGCGGTGACCGAGGTGTTGGCGGTCGGCCGCAGCCGGCTCCCGCAACGTGACCCGAAGCTGACCGAACTGATCCACGCCGATCTGGCTGATCTGACGCCGGTACGCGACCGCCTCGCCGGCTACGACGCCTGCTTCTTCTGTCTCGGCGTCTCCTCGGTCGGGATGAGTGAGCCAGACTACCGGCACACCACCTACGACCTGACGCTGGCGGCAGCCCGACCGATCGCGGAGCTGAACCCGGGCAGCACCTTCGTCTACGTGTCCGGCGCCGGGACCGACACCGACGGCCGGCAGATGTGGGCGCGGGTCAAGGGCGAGACCGAGGACGCGGTGCGCGCCCTGCCACTGCAGACCTACCTGTTCCGGCCGGGAGTGATCCGTCCGCTGAACGGGATCGAGTCGAAGACCCGCTGGTACCGGCTCGGCTACGCGGCCGCGGGCCCGATATTCGCTGTGCTGCAACGCACCTCGAACCTGGTGGTCACCACCGAGCAACTCGGCCAGGCGATGCTGGAAGTCGCGCAGCACGGTTCGCCGGAGGTCGTCGTCGACAACCGGCGGATCGCCGACCTTGCCGGCCGGTACGCCGCGGGCCGATAG